A region from the Aliarcobacter thereius LMG 24486 genome encodes:
- a CDS encoding ABC transporter permease, with the protein MFLNTFIIAIKEIRRNILRSILTILGIVIGVASVIAMVMIGDGTTANVTANIEKLGSNILNIRVGQERRGPLRDDNSSKPFKNEDIDAIKNSVANLKGVTAENSSMVNVVFGNKSNSSSVVGTTNDYFIIKDWNVSSGRVFEESELISGKSVCLIGTTIVKNLFGNDNPVGATIRLKNFPCSVIGVLESKGASSFGRDQDEIVVTPLKMFQRKIQGNLDVSNIVVSVKEKQYIDDAKTEITSLMQDRRAVKIGEADNFYIRDMKDILDSMTSTTKMLTYLLGSIAAISLLVGGIGIMNIMLVSVTERTREIGIRLAIGAMQNEVLMQFLVEAIVLSTWGGIIGILLGLGVGYGVVQIFELPYIINTQIILISFIFSTLIGVVFGYFPARKAARLNPIEALRYE; encoded by the coding sequence ATGTTTTTAAATACATTTATAATAGCAATCAAAGAGATTAGAAGAAATATTTTAAGATCTATTCTTACAATTTTAGGAATAGTAATCGGTGTTGCTTCTGTTATTGCTATGGTTATGATTGGAGATGGAACAACAGCAAATGTAACAGCAAATATAGAAAAACTTGGAAGTAATATTTTAAATATTAGAGTTGGACAAGAAAGAAGAGGTCCACTAAGAGATGATAATAGTTCAAAACCTTTTAAGAATGAAGATATTGATGCAATAAAAAATAGTGTTGCAAACTTAAAAGGAGTTACTGCTGAAAACTCTTCTATGGTAAATGTGGTTTTTGGAAATAAAAGTAATTCATCTTCTGTTGTTGGAACTACAAATGATTATTTTATAATAAAAGATTGGAATGTAAGTTCAGGAAGAGTTTTTGAAGAATCAGAGTTAATTAGTGGTAAAAGTGTTTGCCTAATAGGAACAACTATTGTAAAAAATCTTTTTGGAAATGATAATCCAGTTGGTGCAACAATTAGACTTAAAAATTTTCCTTGTAGTGTTATTGGTGTTTTAGAATCAAAAGGGGCTAGTAGTTTTGGAAGAGATCAAGATGAGATAGTTGTAACTCCTTTAAAAATGTTTCAAAGAAAAATTCAAGGAAATTTAGATGTTTCAAATATAGTTGTTTCAGTTAAAGAGAAACAATATATTGATGATGCTAAAACAGAAATAACTTCTTTAATGCAAGATAGAAGAGCCGTAAAAATTGGCGAAGCTGACAACTTTTATATTCGTGATATGAAAGATATTCTTGATTCCATGACAAGTACTACAAAGATGCTTACATATCTTTTGGGTTCAATCGCAGCAATTTCTTTACTTGTTGGTGGGATTGGAATTATGAATATTATGCTTGTTTCTGTAACTGAAAGAACAAGAGAGATTGGAATAAGACTTGCCATTGGAGCTATGCAGAATGAAGTTTTAATGCAATTTTTGGTTGAAGCTATTGTTTTATCAACTTGGGGTGGAATTATTGGAATTTTACTTGGACTTGGAGTTGGTTATGGAGTTGTACAAATATTTGAATTACCTTATATTATAAACACTCAAATAATTTTAATATCTTTTATTTTTTCAACTTTGATTGGAGTTGTTTTTGGATATTTTCCTGCAAGAAAAGCTGCAAGATTAAATCCTATTGAAGCTTTAAGATATGAGTAG